The proteins below come from a single Cannabis sativa cultivar Pink pepper isolate KNU-18-1 chromosome 3, ASM2916894v1, whole genome shotgun sequence genomic window:
- the LOC115711689 gene encoding purple acid phosphatase 22 translates to MNQLRVIFYTNISVSIFLFLSSLIIIEAKNDNFIRFPPGKMVFPPNKRSDSDPQQVHISLMGKDHMRVSWSTNEHFHTQSIVEYGIRPNEYNARATGEYTSYRYFFYSSGKIHHVTIGPLEPATTYYYRCGGSGPEFSFRTPPAAFPLQFVVVGDLGQTEWTASTLKHIDSKNYDVLLLPGDLSYADTHQPLWDSFGRLVEPYASRRPWMVTQGNHEVETIPIIFPHPFKAYNARWPMPYLQSASTSNLYYSFEIAGSHVIMLGSYTDFDSDSDQFKWLAADLAGIDRVKTPWVFALVHAPWYNTNLAHRGEGESMRKALEELLYKARVDVVFAGHVHAYERFTRIYDNKAESCGPMYVTIGDGGNREGLALAFENPPSPLSLFREASFGHGRLTVVNETHAHWSWHRNNDLDSVEADHLWFQSLSTTTNCCHQNSQSPSSSTTHNDEL, encoded by the exons atgaatcAACTAAGAGTTATTTTCTATACCAATATCTCTGTATCCATTTTCTTATTTCTCAGCTCTTTAATAATCATTGAAGCTAAAAATGACAACTTTATTCGATTCCCACCTGGAAAAATGGTCTTTCCTCCCAACAAACGATCTGACTCAGACCCTCAACAG GTACATATTTCTTTAATGGGGAAAGATCACATGAGAGTGTCATGGAGTACAAATGAACATTTTCATACACAATCAATAGTGGAATATGGGATAAGACCCAATGAATATAATGCCAGGGCCACCGGAGAATACACATCTTATAGGTACTTCTTCTATAGCTCTGGGAAGATTCACCATGTTACTATTGGACCATTGGAGCCTGCCACCACCTATTACTACCGATGCGGTGGTTCCGGACCGGAGTTCTCCTTTCGAACGCCTCCAGCTGCCTTTCCCCTCCAATTTGTTGTCGTTG GAGACCTAGGCCAAACGGAATGGACCGCATCGACTCTGAAACACATAGATAGCAAAAACTACGACGTTTTGTTACTCCCAGGAGATCTCTCCTACGCCGACACACACCAGCCACTATGGGATTCCTTCGGCCGATTAGTGGAGCCCTACGCCAGCCGCCGCCCATGGATGGTCACCCAAGGCAATCACGAGGTGGAGACCATCCCAATCATCTTCCCCCATCCATTCAAGGCCTACAATGCCAGGTGGCCCATGCCCTACCTACAGAGTGCCTCCACCTCAAACCTTTACTACTCCTTCGAGATCGCCGGTTCTCACGTTATTATGCTCGGTTCCTACACCGATTTCGACTCCGATTCCGATCAGTTCAAGTGGCTAGCCGCCGATCTGGCCGGAATCGATAGAGTGAAGACACCGTGGGTGTTCGCGTTGGTGCACGCGCCGTGGTATAACACGAATTTGGCTCATCGTGGTGAAGGGGAGAGTATGAGGAAAGCTTTGGAAGAGTTGCTTTATAAGGCTCGGGTTGATGTCGTTTTCGCTGGTCATGTTCATGCCTATGAacgtttt ACAAGGATTTACGACAATAAAGCTGAGTCGTGTGGTCCAATGTACGTGACCATTGGTGACGGTGGGAACAGAGAGGGACTTGCATTAGC ATTCGAAAATCCTCCTTCACCTCTATCATTGTTCAGAGAAGCAAGCTTCGGACATGGGAGATTGACTGTGGTGAATGAGACACATGCACATTGGTCATGGCACCGTAACAACGACTTGGACTCAGTCGAGGCAGATCACTTGtggtttcaaagcttaagtaccaCCACCAATTGCTGCCACCAAAATTCTCAAtcaccatcctcttctactacTCATAATGATGAGCTATAA